ATTGTGTTGTGAAAAACAACCCACCCAAACatataaatgaaataattaaaaataaccAACCATTGAGTTCCTCcattaaaaatgaaaaagacaaagaagTACATGCTTCAAATAACCAATGCAAACTCATGATCACAACCCAGCCTTTTATTCTCGAACTGGTTGAAAAAGTTTCTATAATGTACAACCAACACGTTGGTACTAGCATTGAATAGTAAACAACATCTAGAAACACTGTTAATGCTAACACCACAGACGCCTTTTCTGGGTAGAAAACAACTCTCATAGCCCAATCCAAACTTGGCTGTTCGCTTTTAGGAATAGGTATAGAAAACCcaagaaataaaatcatATAGCTAATGATGACAATCGTTGTCAAAAACATACCAAAAACAAGGACATCCTTTCTTCTCATcatatcaattattaaaattggCGCAGTTGCAAACAAAACTCGCATCAATAGCAGGAAAATCGTAACTGTTTTCAAACTTTCACCCATGATTTGACATGACTGACAAATGTAATCCAAACTCTCCAAAATCTTGCTAGTAGAAGTGAAATCAAcgaaaaacaacaacaaaataccTCTACACACCTCCttgatatattttttcCCAAATAATCCATTAATTGAGCAACTCTTGATACAAACACCTGTTGAATACTTTTTAATCACATAATGTTTATCACCTAATCTGATCCTgtcttcttttgttttgcgACGTTTCAATATAGAAGAGTTTTTAACTTCTATCAGTTCTAAAACATCAGCGGCAGAAGTCCATTCACAATTTGCCGCTAACCACTTGGGCGACTCTGGTATGAATGCGATAAATGTAGCAGCAAAAACAAGTGGGATCACTTCAATAGCCCAGAACAATCTAGAGTATTTCGATTCGTTAAGAAATCTTTCTGATATCAAACGGATAACATAAATGAACAAATTTCCCAAAGCACAactaaatataaatattgataaaatccTACCTCTGTTTTGCACAGGAATGATTTCGTACTGATATATGGGAATCGTAACAAATGCCATTCCAATTGCAATaccattaataattttaccAATAATCAACATGGTTATGGTGTCCAGAATGAAAGCAAAAATTATACCTATAATCCATATAACTGATAAGCTTTCCATTGATCTGATAAATCCAAAATGTTCTGATATCTCACCACCAATCACACTTCCAGCTGtcaagaaaagaaaaaaaaaagttagaATCAAAAATAAGATAAATAAACCTTGTATATCTTTATTGGTATTAATAATTACCTATTGCACCTAAATAGTTGGTTGATTTTAATAGATTAATATCGAATTTGGTGGGTTCACGATACAATGTTGCAAATAAACTCGTTTGGCGAACACTCAAGTATGAATACAATTCCATCCCTGAGACAAAACTAAACAACGATATAATTAATCCAATAGCATAATAGttgtataattttttaatttttttaacacCCTTCATAATGGTATAAAAGTTGATTATATTAATTGaagataaagaagaagaacaatatcaaattaaaaTGTAACACACATAAGCGAACAATGATTTGCGCGCTATCAAGTACagaaaatgattttttaaaGAATAAAATTACTCAATggcattttttttgaagcgatatcaacaacaatactattgatttatttccGAAGAATACTGGTTGGTCTCCTAAACTATGGAGACAGATAAAAtggatattgaaaatgaaaagtaCCGGTTTATATCACTAGATTTGTATGACAATAAACCCGAAAAAGAAGTGAAGAAAGTATTAGTCAAGCAGACCCTACTACATTCACCAATCATCACTAATATTATAACTGACTTTAAAGTCCGGATCAATAAACCATTCAAGGGTGTATCTAGTGAGTCATTTAATGACGAAGAGTTTCAGACCCTTATCCCTCAGGAAGAGGATTCGCAATTAGATGCCTTCGGTGATAgcgacgatgatgatgatcaATTGTTATTTGGTGTGTCTAATGACACTACTGTCACATTACCCGAACAGTCTCAGCAAATAACACCACAGTTTAAAACAGTCGAAGTAATTGTCAAACACACATCTATTGTAGTTGATGGGATAGAGTTTTCTACAAAGTCAGCTATTAGATCATCATGTGTTGTCAAATCAAGTACCAATGAGGACGAGCatcatttattcatttcattaaaaTCTGGGTTCTTGCTCCTTATCCGATTGTATTATGTGCCCAGATATTATAAAGACAACAGTTATGAGTTTCAAACCAATCATAATGTAGACAATGGTGAAGGAAATTCCATTTTTAAACCATTTGTGATACAGTGGTGGGATACAGGAAGCGATCAACCTACACCTGGGTTAGAATCATGTGGATCTTTACTTAAATCGTCACCCTCGGGACTTTCTACAGTAGCTTTTTCTAGCTCGCGATCATTCAGATTATACATGACACAAAGCTCCACTGGTGGCACGGTATTAAGAAACCACATTAATATTCCAATGGACGGGTTTCTTATTGATGCTTGTTTTATAGAGCCAAATGCCACAGTACAAACAGACATGTTATTTACTTTGATATTCACGGAGACTAGACGGTTGACtataaatttgtttttatgGTCTAATGTTGAAGGCGTATGGCAAGGTTTTTCTCGAGAAGTGCTACCGTTGGAAAACGACACCGAAATACCGGTGTTTGTTGCACCTCTTACCAACAACtgttcatttttatttgtatcACCAACAAAACTAACTATTGTTACTATTCATGACATTATTTCTGCAAGTTATGATTTTAAAACGATCGAGGCACCTTGGCAAAAGTCATTCCCA
This genomic stretch from Candida albicans SC5314 chromosome 1, complete sequence harbors:
- a CDS encoding uncharacterized protein (Predicted membrane transporter; sugar porter (SP) family member, major facilitator superfamily; caspofungin induced; Spider biofilm induced) — encoded protein: MESLSVIWIIGIIFAFISDTITMLIIGKIINGIAIGMAFVTIPIYQYEIIPVQNRGRILSIFIFSCALGNLFIYVIRLISERFLNESKYSRLFWAIEVIPLVFAATFIAFIPESPKWLAANCEWTSAADVLESIEVKNSSILKRRKTKEDRIRLGDKHYVIKKYSTGVCIKSCSINGLFGKKYIKEVCRGILLLFFVDFTSTSKILESLDYICQSCQIMGESLKTVTIFSLLMRVLFATAPILIIDMMRRKDVLVFGMFLTTIVIISYMILFLGFSIPIPKSEQPSLDWAMRVVFYPEKASVVLALTVFLDVVYYSMLVPTCWLYIIETFSTSSRIKGWVVIMSLHWLFEACTSLSFSFLMEELNGWLFLIISFICLGGLFFTTQLEETKGKFEFDPEFIMKESQYELSDDKTLSAQPANLKCFDESSSSNYVSSRGSKNIRDLTVPQDSNIKGKPFNSFKKSVKESNISKPIMNPWETPYGSMESFLNNEKLNQQPANASNGNVTVTKKLADAYNRL
- a CDS encoding uncharacterized protein (Ortholog of C. parapsilosis CDC317 : CPAR2_801655, Candida tropicalis MYA-3404 : CTRG_06172 and Candida albicans WO-1 : CAWG_02233), with protein sequence MKGVKKIKKLYNYYAIGLIISLFSFVSGMELYSYLSVRQTSLFATLYREPTKFDINLLKSTNYLGAIGNY